A part of Ktedonobacterales bacterium genomic DNA contains:
- a CDS encoding HIT domain-containing protein, protein MEHLWAPWRMAYINTSGETEGCIFCTQPAQGRDEDYYILYRSEHCFVMLNIYPYNNGHLMIAPFQHVPSIEELDAATLTDLMATAQRCLHAFRVAMQPHGFNMGINQGRVAGAGIADHVHFHIVPRWNGDTNFMPVLADVKVMPDYLRNTYQQLRQAFTAIEGDSPVR, encoded by the coding sequence ATGGAACACTTATGGGCGCCCTGGCGCATGGCCTATATTAACACAAGTGGCGAAACTGAGGGGTGTATTTTCTGTACCCAACCGGCTCAGGGGCGCGATGAGGACTACTACATCCTTTATCGCAGTGAGCATTGTTTTGTCATGCTGAATATCTACCCCTATAACAACGGGCATCTGATGATTGCGCCTTTTCAACATGTCCCCAGCATTGAGGAGTTAGATGCAGCGACGCTCACCGATCTGATGGCGACTGCCCAACGCTGCCTGCACGCTTTCCGGGTTGCTATGCAGCCACATGGCTTTAACATGGGTATTAACCAGGGGCGGGTTGCCGGGGCAGGGATTGCCGATCATGTGCATTTTCATATCGTGCCTCGCTGGAATGGCGATACCAATTTCATGCCGGTGCTGGCTGATGTCAAGGTCATGCCCGATTATCTACGCAATACCTATCAGCAACTGCGTCAGGCGTTTACCGCTATTGAGGGCGATTCCCCGGTTCGCTGA
- a CDS encoding LCP family protein, with translation MDEHEKYSRPDRTSRPMSGDRSPARGGHDFERPSRPADGSRQARSRPPAPPPFVNGDDSPKAARSGGLFRSPFPAAPNAPANHRVQERLPSEDELTHAGPELFPPPSRQRADHAGFDARGSRRPISQPPADRGVYAGEEADDFAFPPRRGRNSDDGPNAPRRRRRDRDGSSGGMPPPGKPGVPASKEAPRRSRRMALKVVLAVFLLGACSTTSFAVARFYQLYTVAQSVTGKALPNVGTTKENVQPTALPDTLTGVNAFNLLLLGSDNDAKFGNGAVLTQTDIVVRIDLQHHKVTMVSIPRDMWIPSDTGSCCLKLDEISGALTYGPSTPKLNGFAHTAAAIENDFGIPISAYAWVGLDGFVKVIDTLGGVDVDVLHPIVDDAYPKDLDPHGDPYAYQRLYIPAGPQHLNGAEALNYVRSRHSDLTGDFGRSARQQSVLVALKKKLDSGAILSNLDELANDLKDSVITSLTIPQVLSLANFARGLKPTDFIQKVLSAPTYGHNATVNGKSVVQPDWGAINATIKQIFTDSAPPVVNLHNLTAADTQTVATEGARILIENGSETSGVAAKLATILKNQGFKVVQTTNASRTYLATQIEDFKPQFDGTCQVLSKMLGVIYQASTQPAPKGVDIIIIIGSDTAPQIQ, from the coding sequence GTGGATGAGCATGAAAAGTATTCCCGGCCTGATCGGACTTCGCGGCCAATGAGCGGAGATCGCTCGCCAGCGCGGGGCGGGCACGACTTTGAGCGCCCTTCCCGGCCAGCCGATGGGTCACGGCAGGCCCGTTCAAGGCCGCCAGCACCGCCGCCTTTTGTGAATGGCGATGACAGCCCGAAAGCTGCCCGCAGCGGTGGACTGTTTAGGAGTCCTTTTCCAGCAGCGCCCAACGCTCCAGCCAACCACCGGGTTCAGGAGCGTTTGCCCTCTGAAGATGAGTTGACGCACGCCGGACCGGAGCTATTCCCGCCCCCGTCGCGTCAGCGTGCTGATCACGCTGGCTTTGATGCCAGGGGTTCGCGGCGTCCAATTTCACAGCCCCCAGCCGACCGGGGAGTGTATGCTGGCGAAGAGGCTGATGACTTCGCTTTTCCGCCGCGACGAGGGCGTAACAGCGATGATGGGCCGAACGCCCCCAGGCGCAGAAGGCGTGACCGCGACGGAAGCTCAGGCGGGATGCCTCCTCCTGGCAAGCCTGGTGTACCAGCCAGCAAAGAAGCGCCCCGCCGTTCGCGGAGGATGGCGCTCAAGGTGGTGCTGGCGGTCTTCCTGTTGGGCGCCTGTTCGACGACTTCGTTTGCGGTGGCAAGGTTCTACCAGTTATATACGGTTGCGCAAAGTGTGACGGGGAAGGCGCTGCCCAATGTCGGCACTACTAAAGAAAATGTCCAACCTACGGCGTTACCCGATACGCTCACTGGTGTGAATGCGTTCAATTTGCTTTTGCTGGGCAGCGACAACGATGCGAAGTTTGGCAACGGCGCGGTGCTGACTCAGACCGATATTGTGGTGCGCATTGATCTACAACATCATAAAGTGACGATGGTATCTATCCCCCGCGATATGTGGATTCCAAGCGATACGGGAAGCTGCTGTCTGAAGCTCGACGAAATCTCTGGCGCTTTAACCTATGGCCCCTCAACCCCGAAATTAAACGGCTTTGCGCATACCGCAGCCGCTATTGAGAATGACTTCGGCATTCCCATCAGCGCCTATGCCTGGGTCGGACTGGATGGCTTTGTGAAGGTGATTGATACGCTGGGCGGCGTGGATGTGGATGTGCTGCATCCCATCGTTGACGATGCCTATCCCAAAGACCTTGATCCTCATGGTGATCCCTATGCCTACCAGCGCCTCTATATTCCGGCTGGCCCGCAGCACCTGAATGGCGCGGAGGCGCTGAATTATGTGCGCTCGCGCCATTCCGACCTGACGGGCGATTTTGGGCGTTCGGCGCGCCAGCAGTCAGTGCTGGTGGCGTTGAAGAAGAAATTGGACAGTGGAGCTATATTAAGCAATCTGGATGAATTGGCGAACGACCTGAAAGACAGCGTGATTACGAGCCTGACGATCCCCCAGGTGCTTTCGCTGGCGAACTTCGCCAGAGGGCTGAAGCCCACAGATTTCATCCAGAAAGTGTTGAGCGCGCCAACCTATGGGCATAATGCTACGGTGAATGGGAAGTCTGTGGTTCAGCCAGATTGGGGAGCGATCAACGCCACGATCAAACAAATCTTTACTGATTCGGCCCCACCAGTTGTGAATCTGCATAACCTCACAGCAGCAGATACGCAGACTGTTGCGACAGAGGGCGCGCGCATCCTGATCGAGAACGGCAGCGAGACGAGCGGGGTTGCCGCTAAGCTCGCAACGATCCTGAAAAATCAAGGGTTTAAGGTGGTGCAGACCACGAATGCCAGCCGAACCTACCTGGCAACCCAGATCGAGGATTTTAAGCCCCAGTTTGATGGGACATGCCAGGTTCTCAGCAAGATGCTTGGCGTGATTTATCAGGCTTCTACCCAGCCTGCGCCAAAAGGGGTAGATATTATCATCATTATTGGCTCCGACACCGCCCCGCAGATTCAGTAG
- a CDS encoding PHP domain-containing protein translates to MEPIYITRDAPIDLHMHTTYSDGHWRPEELFAYLAEHHFALVSVTDHDRIDRIEEMQALGRQVGIPVLAGVEVTTEWEGKMGHVLCYGIDSANAEFKSLLQKTVQRQLENTQAVYQELRRRGYEFPRQAEVLAEQNGDLVRPVDNARLLQAHGQAQHFQEALKIMTDAGFRSIMADMAEAVAAAHQAGGFALIAHPGRRETGFTLYTTELLDQVSEQVPLDGIEVVHPSHSTEQVADFQAYVTRRGWLTSTGSDSHGPRHRYPIAHQASLSAALLNRCNVLLDH, encoded by the coding sequence TTGGAACCCATCTATATTACCCGCGACGCCCCTATTGACCTTCATATGCACACGACCTACAGCGACGGCCACTGGCGCCCCGAAGAACTCTTTGCTTATCTTGCCGAACATCATTTCGCGTTAGTCTCCGTGACCGACCATGATCGCATAGACCGTATCGAAGAAATGCAGGCGCTTGGCCGTCAGGTTGGCATTCCTGTGCTGGCGGGCGTAGAAGTGACCACCGAATGGGAAGGCAAAATGGGCCACGTCCTCTGTTATGGCATTGATTCTGCTAACGCAGAGTTCAAGTCTCTGCTGCAAAAAACAGTGCAGCGCCAGCTAGAGAACACCCAGGCGGTTTATCAGGAACTCCGGCGGCGCGGCTATGAATTTCCGCGTCAGGCTGAGGTACTGGCGGAGCAAAACGGCGATCTTGTGCGGCCTGTAGATAATGCTCGTCTCCTCCAGGCACATGGTCAGGCTCAACACTTTCAGGAGGCGCTGAAAATTATGACCGATGCCGGTTTTCGCTCCATCATGGCCGATATGGCCGAGGCCGTCGCTGCCGCGCACCAGGCCGGTGGGTTCGCGCTGATTGCCCACCCCGGACGCCGCGAAACCGGGTTCACTCTGTATACCACCGAGTTATTAGATCAGGTCTCAGAGCAAGTTCCCCTTGATGGGATCGAGGTCGTCCATCCCTCGCACTCGACTGAGCAAGTGGCTGACTTTCAAGCCTATGTCACGCGCCGGGGTTGGCTCACCAGCACCGGATCAGATTCTCATGGCCCACGCCATCGCTATCCTATCGCCCATCAGGCCAGCCTGAGCGCCGCTTTGCTCAACCGCTGTAATGTGCTGCTGGACCATTAG
- a CDS encoding SNF2-related protein codes for MTSVLTVGQLLGGRYQVEQQLATGGQAALYRAIDRRITGKAWAIKVYPATSGNQAEAREQWSSEIEVLLRRKHRALPRLGEHFEGDGSLYLVLDYLDGQTLDTLIGGGAACASEKTALAWAADLADVLAYLHRPDADGVRFIYADLKPQNIMRTTDGRLFLIDFGSARALRNGAAEAPSLRLGTPGFAAPEQAHAVSESTDVFGLGATLTYLLTGHTIDSFPPGTPLAGPQGMISPALGALLRRATAFDPSRRYAGIPQMLEALQTLDQVCTTCGTLTRPGARFCPICGARRDSLTPGQRAQSTVTSHRSVELRPTEFEQDRIENHPVLSRLRLPATAPLKLLLLRAEGERLALDRGFEDGLIALDALNIDTYAHQHNAVLKMLREMRGNGIFADEVGLGKTIEAGMVLKELVVRGLVRSVLVLVRPGSTDQWQQEMQEKINEHFTVYDSKRKWRPSERVIVSMDTARQPKRRNHFIGKTFDLIIVDEAHRLYKKSGEPNATWHFVNALQRKYMLLLTATPIRAHLGELFSLVTLVRPGQFRSRQDFLQHYADSRSPDKTQKRQELKTVLAEVMIRNRRRDSTIRFPQKREIAHQPIALQGEELRCYALVEQAIRYDCTGGHLSNNWERISTYRPLLQAACVSRQAVRDFLEARQTLREQPHWQHVLEAVRKPGIDAKEVALRDLLRRLDDRVIVYVEHPATAQRLHSFLLLSNPPIDVTLYLQERDRREALKQFRQGKRGVLLAGRPVEESLNLQFCHLVINYDIPWDPTRLEQRIGRVHRLGQLYDVSIYSLVSQGTYAEQLLQLYRHYLRLFELEVGELGMVLDEMDESFNFERELWELWLKYPDPHAQADALAKIGSKLAQARSDFEQSMRGAAAINDIFEG; via the coding sequence GTGACAAGCGTACTAACCGTTGGACAATTGTTAGGCGGGCGCTATCAGGTGGAGCAGCAGCTTGCCACTGGAGGGCAGGCCGCCCTCTATCGGGCTATAGATCGCCGCATTACCGGCAAAGCCTGGGCGATTAAAGTCTATCCTGCCACGTCCGGTAATCAGGCCGAGGCCCGCGAGCAATGGAGCAGCGAGATCGAGGTCTTGCTCCGCCGCAAACATCGCGCGCTGCCGCGCCTGGGCGAACATTTCGAAGGCGACGGCTCGCTGTATCTGGTTCTCGATTACCTCGATGGACAAACCCTCGATACGCTGATCGGCGGAGGCGCGGCCTGCGCCTCCGAAAAAACGGCACTGGCCTGGGCGGCTGACCTCGCGGATGTCCTGGCCTATCTGCATCGCCCCGATGCCGACGGCGTGCGCTTCATCTACGCCGACCTCAAGCCACAGAACATTATGCGCACCACCGATGGCCGCCTGTTCCTGATAGACTTTGGCTCAGCGCGGGCGCTGCGCAACGGCGCCGCTGAGGCCCCATCCCTGCGGCTCGGCACGCCCGGCTTTGCCGCCCCTGAGCAAGCGCACGCGGTTAGCGAAAGTACCGATGTTTTCGGGCTGGGCGCTACCCTCACCTACCTGCTCACCGGACACACTATTGATAGTTTTCCGCCAGGAACGCCGCTGGCTGGGCCACAGGGGATGATCAGCCCGGCATTGGGGGCGCTCCTGCGCCGCGCCACCGCCTTCGACCCATCCAGACGCTACGCGGGCATTCCTCAGATGCTGGAAGCGCTTCAGACGCTCGATCAAGTTTGTACGACCTGCGGTACCCTCACCAGACCAGGGGCGCGCTTCTGCCCAATCTGCGGCGCCCGCCGCGATAGCCTGACGCCAGGACAGCGCGCGCAAAGCACTGTTACCTCGCATCGCTCCGTTGAACTGCGCCCAACCGAATTTGAGCAAGATCGCATCGAAAATCACCCTGTCCTGAGTCGTCTGCGCCTGCCAGCAACGGCTCCCCTGAAGCTTTTGCTGCTTCGCGCCGAAGGTGAACGGCTAGCCCTGGATCGCGGCTTTGAAGATGGCCTGATCGCCCTGGACGCGCTCAATATTGATACCTACGCGCACCAGCACAACGCGGTACTCAAGATGCTGCGTGAGATGCGCGGCAATGGCATCTTTGCCGACGAGGTAGGGCTGGGCAAGACTATCGAGGCCGGAATGGTCCTGAAAGAACTGGTCGTGCGCGGACTGGTGCGCAGCGTCCTCGTCCTGGTCCGTCCAGGCTCCACTGACCAATGGCAGCAAGAGATGCAGGAAAAGATCAACGAACATTTCACCGTCTACGACTCGAAGCGCAAGTGGCGTCCATCCGAGCGCGTCATCGTCAGTATGGACACCGCGCGCCAGCCCAAGCGCAGAAATCATTTTATCGGCAAAACCTTTGATCTCATCATCGTGGATGAAGCGCACCGGCTCTATAAGAAATCTGGCGAACCTAATGCCACCTGGCACTTCGTCAATGCTCTCCAGCGCAAATACATGCTGCTCCTGACGGCCACGCCTATTCGGGCACATCTGGGCGAACTCTTCTCGCTGGTGACGCTCGTTCGGCCCGGACAGTTCCGCAGCCGCCAGGACTTCTTGCAGCACTACGCCGACAGCCGTTCTCCCGACAAAACGCAGAAACGCCAGGAACTTAAAACGGTGCTGGCCGAGGTCATGATTCGCAACCGGCGGCGCGACAGCACCATCCGCTTCCCTCAGAAACGCGAGATAGCGCATCAGCCAATTGCCCTGCAAGGAGAGGAGTTGCGCTGCTATGCTCTGGTAGAGCAGGCGATCCGCTATGATTGCACCGGCGGCCATCTCTCGAACAACTGGGAGCGGATCAGCACCTATCGGCCCCTGTTGCAGGCGGCATGCGTCAGCCGCCAGGCCGTGCGCGATTTTTTGGAGGCCCGCCAGACGCTGCGCGAACAACCACACTGGCAGCACGTGTTGGAAGCAGTACGCAAGCCAGGCATTGACGCGAAAGAGGTTGCGCTGCGCGATCTCTTGCGGCGGCTGGATGATCGCGTGATCGTCTATGTCGAGCATCCCGCAACAGCCCAGCGCCTGCACAGTTTCTTGCTCCTTTCCAACCCGCCCATTGATGTGACGCTCTATCTTCAGGAGCGAGATCGGCGCGAGGCCCTCAAGCAGTTTCGCCAGGGCAAGCGCGGCGTTCTGTTGGCCGGGCGACCTGTAGAAGAAAGCCTGAACCTGCAATTTTGCCATCTGGTCATCAATTACGACATTCCTTGGGATCCCACGCGGCTGGAGCAGCGTATCGGGCGCGTCCATCGTCTCGGACAGCTTTATGATGTCTCTATCTATTCGCTCGTCTCCCAGGGAACCTATGCCGAACAACTGTTGCAGCTGTATCGCCACTATCTGCGGCTCTTCGAGTTGGAGGTAGGCGAACTCGGCATGGTGTTGGACGAGATGGATGAGAGCTTTAACTTTGAGCGCGAGCTATGGGAACTCTGGCTGAAATACCCCGACCCTCACGCGCAGGCCGACGCGCTCGCCAAAATCGGCAGCAAACTGGCCCAGGCCCGCAGCGACTTCGAGCAATCCATGCGCGGCGCAGCAGCCATTAACGACATATTTGAAGGGTAA
- a CDS encoding MBL fold metallo-hydrolase, with translation MPDVTFLGTAAAVPTADRGYTSLVIFDGRTGMLIDCGAIVFQGLLRANIQPETITDLFITHAHIDHIGGLPSLLECLRLSGRRAPLRVWALPETLEVVDHLLQTFAFEIPLPLPYALNIQRLEGDGACPPFGDNAFSFIPVQHSIPTAGLRLSFPRDDGSAWTVVYSSDTRPIKALETFAQGCDLLILECTYLDSKSTSAERVGHMTAGQAGQLAHNAHAGALALVHLGLYDGWNVEQARSEAARVFAGDIIFPADGDRLHF, from the coding sequence ATGCCAGATGTCACATTCCTTGGCACCGCCGCCGCTGTGCCAACCGCTGATCGCGGCTATACCTCGCTTGTCATCTTTGACGGGCGCACCGGCATGTTGATTGACTGTGGCGCAATCGTCTTCCAGGGGCTGCTGCGGGCAAATATCCAGCCTGAGACGATCACCGACCTCTTCATTACGCATGCCCATATCGATCATATCGGCGGCCTGCCATCGCTGCTGGAATGCCTGCGCCTTTCAGGGCGGCGCGCCCCCTTGCGGGTCTGGGCGCTGCCTGAAACTCTGGAAGTGGTCGATCATCTGCTCCAGACGTTTGCCTTTGAGATCCCCTTGCCGCTTCCCTATGCCTTGAATATCCAGCGTCTTGAAGGAGACGGCGCTTGCCCGCCCTTCGGAGACAACGCTTTCTCCTTCATACCAGTGCAGCATAGCATCCCGACGGCTGGATTGCGACTAAGCTTCCCGCGCGACGATGGCAGCGCCTGGACGGTTGTCTACTCCAGCGACACCAGGCCAATCAAAGCCCTGGAAACATTCGCCCAGGGGTGTGATCTGTTAATTTTAGAATGCACCTATCTCGATAGCAAGAGTACGTCTGCCGAGCGCGTTGGGCATATGACGGCGGGACAGGCGGGGCAGCTTGCCCATAATGCCCACGCCGGGGCGCTGGCCCTCGTTCACCTGGGCCTCTATGATGGCTGGAACGTCGAGCAGGCCCGCAGCGAAGCCGCCAGGGTGTTCGCAGGCGATATTATCTTTCCCGCTGACGGGGACCGCCTGCATTTTTGA
- a CDS encoding molybdenum cofactor guanylyltransferase, which yields MLQKVSGAVLAGGQSRRMGSDKAALLIQGEPLLRRTTRLIRAITPEVAIIGSPERAALVPDVPIIPDRWPNQGPLGGIATALHTLAGEAVLVVGCDMPFLNPELLRYLITLADGYDAVLARADGKAHPLHAVYQRGCLPVIEAQLLAGDLRVQRFLATLAVRFVEGAELDRFDPRHLSMFNANTPQEWEQALQMLAEHDRQKE from the coding sequence ATGCTACAGAAGGTAAGCGGCGCTGTTCTTGCCGGTGGGCAGAGTCGGCGCATGGGAAGCGATAAGGCGGCGCTGCTCATCCAGGGAGAGCCTTTGCTGCGGCGCACGACACGGCTGATACGCGCGATTACACCAGAGGTAGCGATCATTGGATCGCCTGAGCGAGCGGCGCTGGTCCCCGACGTTCCCATTATTCCTGATCGCTGGCCCAATCAGGGACCGCTTGGCGGGATTGCCACAGCCCTGCACACACTGGCCGGAGAGGCTGTGCTGGTGGTTGGCTGTGATATGCCTTTCTTGAATCCCGAACTGTTGCGCTATTTGATTACGCTGGCTGATGGCTATGATGCGGTGTTGGCGCGGGCTGATGGGAAAGCGCATCCATTACACGCCGTCTATCAACGAGGCTGTTTGCCAGTAATAGAAGCGCAGCTTCTGGCAGGTGATCTCCGGGTGCAGCGTTTCCTGGCAACGCTTGCGGTTCGTTTTGTGGAAGGCGCTGAGCTTGATCGTTTTGATCCCCGGCATCTCTCGATGTTTAACGCGAATACCCCACAGGAGTGGGAACAGGCGCTTCAGATGCTTGCAGAGCATGATAGGCAGAAGGAATAG
- a CDS encoding CAP domain-containing protein, whose translation MPGRNRLMRPIRQSWQATRHRRSFVMATGFTVLAVFLSCILGARPVANSVGLDQPSYQPTAGVDQQALRALIGHVCNLSLSAPDTPCSAGVRAALFRAFNVSQNDIERQVQQGNTPFAALHIYSLNCPAWEQAMARAVASLGKLVQKQTITLAQSDEVIAWLQDRQDSACAFVASSGVFAPTPTPAPLPPGSSHSCPPVAGHENADVEARLLDSVNQARANAGVAALSIDPRIHSEALVHSEDMTCYGMSHFVPPGTTPESRMAAAGVKFTWGGENIGWSGMGSDWQKVMWLFNMMMAETPPNDGHRKNILNPHFTRTGIGIYVENASARLWLTEDFAG comes from the coding sequence GTGCCAGGGCGGAACCGATTGATGCGCCCGATCCGGCAATCGTGGCAGGCGACGCGCCACAGGCGCAGTTTTGTCATGGCAACCGGCTTTACCGTCCTCGCCGTGTTTCTGTCCTGCATCCTGGGCGCGCGGCCAGTCGCCAACTCGGTTGGACTCGACCAGCCCTCTTATCAACCCACTGCCGGAGTTGACCAGCAGGCTTTGCGCGCGCTGATCGGTCATGTCTGTAACCTATCCCTCAGCGCGCCTGATACTCCCTGCTCAGCGGGCGTGCGCGCCGCGCTCTTTCGCGCCTTCAATGTCAGCCAGAACGATATTGAACGGCAGGTGCAGCAGGGCAATACCCCCTTTGCCGCTCTGCATATTTACTCGCTCAACTGCCCTGCCTGGGAGCAGGCTATGGCGCGCGCGGTTGCCTCGTTGGGTAAACTCGTTCAGAAACAAACGATTACGCTCGCGCAATCGGATGAGGTAATCGCCTGGCTTCAGGATCGCCAGGACAGCGCCTGCGCGTTTGTCGCCAGTTCTGGGGTGTTCGCCCCGACACCTACACCCGCCCCATTGCCGCCCGGCTCCAGTCATTCATGCCCGCCAGTTGCCGGTCACGAAAACGCCGATGTTGAAGCGCGCCTGCTGGATTCGGTGAACCAGGCACGCGCCAACGCAGGCGTTGCCGCCCTCAGCATCGATCCGCGCATCCACAGCGAGGCGCTGGTACACAGCGAGGACATGACCTGCTATGGCATGAGCCATTTCGTGCCTCCAGGCACCACGCCGGAATCGCGGATGGCCGCCGCAGGCGTCAAATTTACCTGGGGTGGGGAAAACATTGGCTGGTCAGGCATGGGCAGCGATTGGCAGAAAGTGATGTGGCTGTTCAACATGATGATGGCCGAAACACCCCCCAATGATGGGCATCGCAAGAATATCTTGAACCCCCATTTCACCCGAACCGGCATCGGCATTTACGTGGAAAATGCGTCCGCGCGCCTCTGGCTCACCGAAGATTTTGCAGGCTGA
- a CDS encoding PQQ-binding-like beta-propeller repeat protein — translation MQASNRSYVYCPGCGYIAPSTARFCVKCGASVVGAPQASIPAPAADTNGPLIQAPLAPAMGLCGGRYTDVLPLSDRGGMGLIFRACDSRRGQQPCVIKQLRPDPDLDEALFQREAALLAQLRHPSLPACWDAFSENGAHYLVSDFIEGVALQDLIEQQGQASERDVARWGIDLCDALVYIHSQQPPIIHRDIKPDNVIITPEGSAVLVDFGIARRYEAGRHDTTKMGTWGYLPPEQKAGRTEPRSDLYALGATLYFALTASDPQLLNIFDINLQWRKGVSFPPARDTNPHVSAEMEAILAQATRVLVEERYPSARAMLDELRNLGAAQQTLPCPHCQAANPSSAARCRACGKPLTLQTAPQQAAPPRQPQNWGSFRGSAARAGVTTDILRPPLKQTWSFQLQGAVDGSPIIHNGMVYVGSRNHYLYALDAQSQRELWRYNAGAPLRSTPTLHGDTLFFGDDNGTMHAVQSVGGTARWRVPLRGKIFASAAAGAGLIISATQAGRIVALNPTSGEIIWEHVDGSPFYASPALLNNLVIVANGPGQIKGLDIASGKLQWTFQASGQVRATPACHDGLALVAALDGSVALLDIRTGERLWQRSLGVPISASPILTSDRAFAAGQEGAVFALSRDNGNRLWTTRTMGQLAASPILCGAALLVIDTDGTVSLMDANTGKVGFQLALSAPVFASPAVSGVCCVVGTRQGSVCLLEGQP, via the coding sequence ATGCAAGCCTCGAATCGCTCCTATGTCTATTGCCCTGGCTGCGGCTACATTGCTCCATCAACCGCCCGCTTTTGTGTCAAATGCGGCGCGTCAGTCGTTGGCGCTCCACAGGCGAGCATTCCGGCCCCAGCCGCCGACACGAACGGACCCCTCATACAGGCGCCGCTGGCTCCAGCAATGGGTCTGTGCGGCGGACGCTATACCGATGTCTTGCCGCTCTCTGATCGCGGCGGCATGGGGCTGATCTTCCGCGCCTGTGATAGCCGTCGCGGGCAGCAGCCGTGTGTTATCAAGCAGCTTCGACCCGACCCGGACCTCGATGAAGCCCTCTTCCAGCGCGAAGCCGCGCTGCTCGCACAGCTTCGCCACCCGAGTCTTCCGGCGTGTTGGGACGCCTTCAGCGAGAACGGCGCGCATTATCTGGTATCGGACTTCATCGAAGGCGTCGCCCTTCAGGACTTGATTGAGCAGCAAGGCCAGGCTTCAGAGCGCGACGTAGCCCGCTGGGGGATCGATCTCTGCGACGCGCTGGTCTATATTCACAGCCAGCAGCCGCCCATCATTCACCGCGACATCAAGCCCGATAACGTGATTATCACACCGGAGGGCAGCGCCGTCCTCGTTGATTTCGGCATCGCCCGCCGCTATGAAGCTGGCCGACATGACACTACGAAGATGGGTACCTGGGGTTATCTGCCACCGGAGCAAAAGGCCGGGCGCACCGAGCCGCGCTCCGACCTCTACGCCCTGGGGGCCACGCTCTATTTTGCCCTGACCGCCAGTGACCCCCAACTGCTCAATATTTTCGACATCAATCTTCAATGGCGCAAAGGGGTGAGCTTCCCGCCCGCCCGCGACACGAATCCCCACGTATCAGCAGAGATGGAGGCGATCTTAGCGCAGGCCACGCGCGTGCTGGTTGAGGAGCGCTATCCTTCGGCTCGCGCGATGCTGGACGAGTTGCGCAATCTAGGCGCGGCTCAACAAACCCTGCCCTGCCCGCACTGCCAGGCAGCAAACCCATCCTCAGCCGCGCGCTGCCGGGCCTGCGGGAAGCCGCTCACACTCCAAACAGCGCCACAGCAGGCAGCGCCGCCGCGCCAACCTCAGAACTGGGGCAGTTTTCGCGGCAGCGCCGCCCGCGCAGGCGTCACGACAGACATCCTGCGTCCACCCCTGAAGCAGACCTGGAGCTTTCAGTTGCAGGGCGCGGTTGATGGCTCACCAATCATTCATAACGGGATGGTCTATGTCGGCTCACGCAATCACTACCTCTATGCTCTAGATGCCCAGAGCCAGCGCGAACTGTGGCGTTATAACGCTGGCGCGCCGCTGCGCAGCACGCCCACGCTGCATGGAGACACGCTCTTCTTTGGCGACGATAATGGAACGATGCACGCTGTACAAAGCGTTGGTGGGACAGCCCGCTGGCGTGTCCCGCTGCGCGGTAAAATCTTCGCCTCGGCAGCCGCGGGCGCTGGCCTTATCATCAGCGCCACCCAGGCCGGGCGCATCGTCGCCCTGAACCCTACGAGCGGCGAAATTATCTGGGAGCATGTGGATGGCAGCCCTTTCTACGCCTCGCCAGCACTATTGAACAATCTGGTGATTGTCGCCAATGGCCCCGGCCAGATCAAGGGGCTGGACATTGCCAGCGGCAAACTGCAATGGACCTTTCAGGCTTCCGGCCAGGTGCGCGCGACACCCGCCTGCCATGATGGGCTGGCGCTTGTCGCCGCCCTGGATGGCAGTGTCGCGCTGCTGGATATTCGCACCGGCGAGCGCCTTTGGCAGCGTTCCCTTGGCGTCCCGATCAGCGCGTCACCGATCCTGACCAGCGATAGAGCTTTCGCCGCCGGACAGGAGGGAGCTGTTTTTGCGCTCAGCCGCGATAATGGCAATCGCTTGTGGACCACCAGGACAATGGGGCAGCTTGCCGCATCTCCCATTCTCTGCGGCGCGGCGCTGCTGGTGATTGATACCGATGGCACTGTCTCGCTGATGGACGCCAATACCGGCAAGGTCGGCTTTCAGCTTGCGCTGAGCGCGCCGGTGTTCGCTTCGCCAGCCGTCTCTGGCGTCTGCTGCGTAGTTGGCACACGCCAGGGGAGTGTCTGTCTGCTGGAGGGCCAGCCATGA